One genomic segment of Acinetobacter sp. C26M includes these proteins:
- a CDS encoding Bax inhibitor-1/YccA family protein, translated as MQSTNPILTRVETYQDLAEPMTIQGAIQKSVLLTVIAAVLGMGLFFYCAMTANLSIAYAATIIGAVGGLILALITTFKSNTAPALAIPYALFQGAFLGGVSFIFQLKYPGVPLQALLATFVTTLVLFALYKFQVIRATEKFKAVVISASIAIALVFVVQIILRLAFGSSIPYIFESNWLGIGFAAFVAVIASLNLILDFDLIENAAAQRAPKAFEWICAIALLATLVWMYYSFLRLLSLLRGDD; from the coding sequence ATGCAAAGTACCAACCCTATTTTAACGCGGGTGGAAACCTATCAAGATTTGGCTGAGCCAATGACCATTCAAGGTGCGATTCAAAAATCTGTACTTTTAACCGTGATTGCTGCCGTTTTAGGCATGGGCTTATTTTTCTACTGTGCGATGACAGCGAATCTTTCGATTGCCTATGCTGCTACGATTATTGGAGCAGTAGGTGGTCTAATCCTTGCGTTGATTACCACATTTAAAAGCAATACCGCACCTGCTTTAGCGATTCCTTATGCCCTATTTCAAGGGGCATTTTTAGGTGGCGTATCGTTTATTTTCCAGTTGAAGTATCCGGGTGTTCCTTTACAAGCATTGCTTGCGACTTTCGTGACCACATTGGTTTTATTTGCCTTATATAAATTCCAAGTGATTCGTGCCACTGAAAAGTTTAAAGCAGTTGTGATTTCAGCTTCGATTGCAATTGCCCTAGTATTTGTAGTACAGATCATTTTGCGTTTAGCATTTGGTTCAAGCATTCCTTACATCTTTGAAAGTAACTGGTTAGGTATTGGCTTTGCTGCCTTTGTTGCGGTGATTGCTTCATTAAATCTGATCTTGGACTTTGACTTGATTGAAAATGCAGCTGCACAACGTGCACCAAAAGCATTTGAATGGATCTGTGCCATCGCATTATTGGCAACATTGGTGTGGATGTATTATTCATTCTTGCGTTTACTCAGTCTGCTTCGCGGTGATGACTAA
- a CDS encoding enoyl-ACP reductase — protein MSQGLLAGKRFLIAGIASKLSIAFGIASALHREGAELAFTYPNEKLKKRVDDFAAQFGSTLVFPCDVAVDAEIDNAFVELAKHWDGLDGVVHSIGFAPAHTLDGDFTDVTDREGFKIAHDISAYSFIAMARAAKPLLQARQGCLLTLTYQGSERVMPNYNVMGMAKASLEAGVRYLASSLGVDGIRVNAISAGPIRTLAASGIKSFRKMLDANEKIAPLKRNVTIEEVGNAALFLCSSWASGITGEIMYVDGGFNTVGMSQSMMDDE, from the coding sequence ATGTCACAAGGACTTTTAGCTGGTAAACGTTTTTTAATTGCCGGTATTGCAAGTAAATTATCGATTGCTTTCGGTATTGCTTCTGCATTACACCGTGAAGGTGCTGAGCTTGCGTTTACTTATCCAAATGAAAAGCTGAAAAAACGTGTCGATGATTTTGCAGCACAGTTTGGTTCAACACTGGTTTTTCCTTGTGATGTTGCTGTTGACGCAGAAATTGACAATGCTTTTGTTGAATTGGCAAAGCACTGGGACGGTTTAGACGGTGTTGTGCATTCAATCGGTTTTGCACCAGCGCATACGCTTGATGGTGACTTTACTGACGTGACCGACCGTGAAGGTTTTAAAATTGCACATGACATTAGTGCCTATAGCTTTATCGCAATGGCACGTGCGGCTAAACCATTATTGCAAGCGCGCCAAGGTTGTTTATTGACCTTAACTTATCAAGGTTCTGAGCGTGTGATGCCGAACTATAACGTGATGGGTATGGCCAAAGCATCGTTAGAAGCAGGCGTTCGTTATTTAGCATCAAGCTTGGGCGTAGACGGTATTCGTGTGAATGCAATTTCTGCGGGCCCAATCCGTACTTTGGCAGCATCAGGCATCAAGTCTTTCCGTAAAATGTTAGATGCCAATGAAAAGATTGCACCGCTAAAACGTAATGTGACCATTGAAGAAGTGGGCAATGCTGCATTGTTCCTTTGTTCGTCGTGGGCTTCAGGTATTACAGGCGAAATCATGTATGTTGATGGTGGCTTTAATACGGTTGGTATGAGCCAAAGCATGATGGATGATGAATAA
- a CDS encoding AAA family ATPase, whose amino-acid sequence MKLSALLISNFKGIKDEIKIIIDNIVVLVGPNNSCKSTILDAYEAYVSMGSSLSLDHFHGRNTNTPVIITGIFNDVTQDDITTLGQEWHLQNDPEFGECAKFQIRWETPDVNGVKYSFSNKTNDWKKGGAGGWDTLLQSRLPTPIRLNPDDGYDALEKVVKDLASKNAAQKLKEDKSKVANIVAEIEKLAKEVDKELAGSIGQLSSKIELELNKLFQGATVSFETGVGKFKAEDAIKDGSKFFVKTNNHPSSLEHQGTGIKRAFLWSAVNALCSEGMYKKGTKVIQNETPKVLLIDEPEINLHPSIIRAARKAIYALADLNGWQVICTTHSPIFIDLTQDHTTLIKVSNNQQGVFYFQTDKANFNNDERDNLKMLNRCCPTVNEFFFYPNAILVEGDTEYLAYQYIIEKSGLEGSYCVINCRGKANIPTFIKIFNQFNANAIAVHDLDTKFRKDGGANAMWTININIRTLANATNGRVKTVVHNPDFEGFYLNESPTKDKPYSLFTHLTSADFETDIRYKELRESLNAIINGTHKGLYSTQAELDAMTVH is encoded by the coding sequence ATGAAATTATCTGCACTACTAATCTCAAATTTCAAAGGTATTAAGGACGAAATAAAAATAATCATTGATAATATCGTCGTCTTGGTTGGTCCTAATAATAGCTGTAAGTCGACAATTTTAGATGCATACGAAGCTTATGTTTCAATGGGAAGCTCATTAAGTTTGGATCACTTTCATGGTCGAAATACTAATACACCTGTGATTATTACAGGTATATTTAATGATGTTACACAGGATGACATCACAACTTTAGGTCAGGAATGGCATTTGCAAAATGATCCTGAGTTTGGTGAGTGTGCAAAATTTCAAATTCGTTGGGAAACACCAGACGTAAATGGTGTTAAATATAGCTTTAGTAATAAGACCAATGACTGGAAGAAAGGTGGAGCAGGTGGATGGGATACTTTATTGCAGAGCCGACTGCCAACCCCTATAAGACTAAATCCAGATGATGGCTATGATGCCTTGGAGAAAGTTGTAAAGGATTTGGCATCAAAGAATGCCGCTCAGAAGTTAAAAGAAGATAAAAGTAAAGTTGCCAATATTGTCGCAGAAATTGAAAAGCTTGCGAAAGAGGTAGACAAAGAACTGGCTGGGAGCATAGGCCAATTAAGCAGTAAAATAGAGTTAGAGTTAAATAAACTTTTTCAAGGCGCTACTGTAAGCTTTGAGACTGGTGTGGGTAAATTTAAAGCAGAAGATGCCATTAAAGATGGGAGTAAGTTTTTTGTTAAAACAAATAATCATCCCTCATCTTTGGAGCATCAAGGAACAGGAATAAAAAGGGCTTTTTTATGGTCTGCTGTAAATGCTTTGTGTAGCGAAGGGATGTATAAAAAGGGTACAAAAGTAATTCAAAATGAAACACCCAAAGTACTGTTGATTGATGAGCCAGAAATTAATCTTCACCCTTCAATAATAAGAGCTGCCAGAAAAGCAATTTATGCACTGGCGGATTTAAATGGATGGCAAGTAATATGTACTACTCATTCGCCAATATTCATTGATCTCACACAAGATCACACTACACTGATTAAAGTTTCAAATAATCAGCAAGGGGTTTTCTACTTTCAGACAGATAAAGCTAATTTTAACAATGACGAAAGAGATAATCTAAAGATGCTGAACCGTTGCTGTCCGACGGTTAATGAGTTCTTTTTTTACCCAAATGCTATATTAGTTGAAGGAGATACTGAATACTTAGCTTATCAGTACATCATAGAGAAAAGTGGATTAGAGGGGAGTTATTGTGTTATTAATTGTAGAGGAAAGGCCAATATCCCAACATTCATTAAGATATTTAATCAGTTCAATGCAAATGCCATTGCAGTTCATGATTTAGATACTAAGTTCAGAAAAGATGGGGGAGCTAATGCTATGTGGACAATTAATATAAATATTAGGACGTTAGCTAATGCAACAAATGGAAGAGTCAAAACAGTTGTTCATAACCCTGATTTTGAAGGCTTCTACCTCAATGAATCACCAACTAAAGATAAGCCTTACAGCCTATTTACTCACTTAACATCAGCTGATTTTGAAACAGATATCAGATATAAAGAGTTAAGAGAATCGCTTAATGCGATCATTAATGGAACTCATAAAGGACTATACAGCACGCAAGCAGAGTTAGATGCCATGACTGTACACTAA
- a CDS encoding efflux transporter outer membrane subunit, translating into MLFKQHKIALALCLSTSLAGCSAVVKTPYNAPTVQVPQQFQYDAQKSKSINLTDQWWTLFNDAQLNQLVDQVLAKNSDLSVAGITLQQARLQAGLAENKQGVRTSSSVSAGHNYDLRSGDGSDRGLSTSVGVSYELDLFGKLASQTEASRWEALATEQDLQATAQSLVGTTAKLYWQLGYLNERYQTIQQNLASTQKTYSLVQSQYKAGAVSGLDLTQAEQSVQSQKASLSQIEQQRVEARTALAVLLHEPVQQLNIQEPAQLPRNALPNIAVGLPADILSRRPDLQASELRLRKTLANKDATKASYYPSINLTGNVGSSSTSLTQLLKNPALTLGASLSLPFLQYNDMKKDIAISDLEYEKAITQYRQTLYQAFADVENALSNRTQLNQQVQLQQRNVELADKTERLTEVRYRNGAIALKNLLDAQETTRNARLSLVETKQNQYNAYVTLMQAMGGSPVKELPRQ; encoded by the coding sequence ATGTTATTCAAACAACATAAAATCGCACTTGCACTTTGTCTCAGCACATCCTTAGCTGGCTGTTCTGCTGTGGTCAAAACACCTTATAACGCACCAACAGTCCAAGTGCCGCAACAGTTCCAGTACGATGCACAAAAAAGTAAAAGCATCAATCTAACCGATCAATGGTGGACGCTATTTAACGATGCTCAGCTGAATCAATTGGTCGATCAAGTGCTAGCTAAGAATAGTGACCTAAGTGTGGCAGGAATCACCCTGCAACAAGCCCGACTACAAGCAGGTCTGGCTGAAAATAAACAAGGGGTTCGAACCAGCTCTAGTGTTTCCGCTGGTCATAATTATGATCTACGTTCTGGCGATGGCTCTGATCGTGGTTTATCGACTAGCGTTGGCGTTAGCTATGAACTCGATTTATTTGGCAAGCTTGCCAGCCAAACCGAAGCAAGCCGATGGGAAGCTTTAGCCACTGAACAAGATTTGCAAGCCACTGCACAAAGCTTAGTTGGCACAACAGCCAAACTATATTGGCAGCTGGGTTATTTGAATGAACGCTATCAAACCATTCAGCAAAACTTAGCCTCAACTCAAAAAACCTATTCTTTGGTACAGTCGCAATATAAAGCAGGTGCAGTATCTGGTTTGGACCTCACCCAAGCTGAACAATCGGTACAAAGCCAAAAAGCCAGTCTCAGTCAGATTGAGCAGCAGCGTGTGGAAGCACGAACTGCCCTTGCAGTCCTGCTGCATGAACCAGTACAACAACTGAATATTCAAGAGCCTGCGCAGTTGCCTCGCAATGCCTTGCCGAATATCGCAGTCGGGCTCCCTGCTGATATTTTATCGCGTCGCCCAGACCTACAAGCATCTGAGTTACGCTTGCGTAAGACTTTAGCCAATAAGGATGCGACCAAAGCCAGCTATTATCCTTCAATCAATTTGACTGGGAATGTTGGTTCTTCAAGCACGTCTTTAACTCAACTGTTAAAGAATCCTGCTTTGACACTGGGCGCAAGTCTCAGCCTACCTTTCCTTCAATATAATGATATGAAGAAAGATATTGCGATTAGCGATCTTGAGTATGAAAAAGCGATTACCCAGTATCGTCAAACGCTATACCAAGCTTTTGCCGATGTTGAAAATGCGCTATCCAATCGCACTCAGCTGAATCAGCAAGTACAGTTACAGCAACGTAATGTCGAGCTGGCAGATAAGACTGAACGTTTAACCGAAGTGCGTTATCGCAATGGAGCGATTGCTTTAAAGAACTTATTGGATGCGCAGGAAACCACACGTAATGCACGACTCAGCTTAGTAGAAACCAAGCAAAATCAATACAATGCCTACGTGACCTTAATGCAAGCTATGGGTGGAAGTCCTGTTAAAGAACTACCAAGACAATAG
- a CDS encoding MacB family efflux pump subunit: MTQNQTHSSQPLLEVSDLTREFPAGEGTVQILKGIDLKIYAGELVAIVGQSGSGKSTLMNILGCLDKPSAGSYKVNGRETRQLEPDELAQLRREYFGFIFQRYHLLGDLSASGNVEVPAIYAGVDSHIRQERSAELLSELGLEERLHHRPSQLSGGQQQRVSIARALMNGGDVILADEPTGALDKNSGIEVMRILRELNAKGHTIILVTHDLNVAKNATRIIEISDGNIISDRANTPEHDDSELEHQTLQRTPQKKTSAWRSFFDRLGEAFRMALLAMNAHRMRTFLTMLGIIIGIASVVSVVALGNGSQKQILENISSLGTNTITVYQGRGFGDNSRASQVKTLVPADAEALAEQPYVDGVSPSANTSLTLRYKDTEAAATVNGVSSDFFYVRGLTFKSGQPFDKESVTERAQDVVIDTNTEKTFFADGTNPVGQVILLGSVPSRIIGVIDAQQGFMSSDSLNVYLPYSTVMSRMLGQSNVRSIIVRIKDEYPSSAAENAILTLLEQRHGAQDVFTQNSDSIRETIQQTTATMTLLISAIAVISLVVGGIGVMNIMLVSVTERTQEIGVRMAVGARQSDILQQFLIEAILVCLLGGILGVLLSLGIGQIIGHFAKGVIEMSYSTTSIVAAFVCSSMIGIVFGFLPARNAAQLDPVAALARE; encoded by the coding sequence ATGACTCAAAATCAAACACATTCATCACAGCCACTGCTTGAGGTCAGTGACCTCACCCGTGAGTTTCCTGCGGGTGAAGGTACCGTACAGATTCTCAAAGGCATTGATTTAAAAATTTATGCAGGTGAATTGGTTGCGATTGTCGGGCAATCAGGTTCAGGCAAATCGACCCTGATGAACATCTTGGGTTGTCTGGATAAGCCCAGCGCAGGGAGTTACAAAGTCAATGGTCGAGAAACACGCCAACTAGAACCAGATGAACTAGCACAATTACGCCGTGAATATTTTGGTTTTATTTTCCAGCGTTATCACTTACTAGGTGATCTCAGTGCTTCTGGTAACGTTGAAGTTCCTGCAATTTATGCTGGCGTAGACAGCCATATTCGTCAAGAACGTTCTGCTGAATTGTTGTCTGAGCTAGGACTTGAAGAACGTTTACATCATCGACCAAGCCAGTTATCTGGTGGTCAGCAACAACGTGTGTCGATTGCACGTGCGCTAATGAATGGTGGCGATGTGATTCTTGCCGATGAGCCAACAGGTGCATTGGATAAAAATAGCGGCATCGAAGTAATGCGTATTTTGCGTGAGCTGAATGCCAAAGGTCATACCATTATTCTGGTCACCCACGATCTTAATGTTGCTAAAAATGCGACCCGTATTATCGAGATCAGTGACGGGAATATTATTTCAGACCGTGCCAATACGCCTGAACATGATGATTCTGAACTCGAACATCAAACACTACAGCGCACCCCACAAAAGAAAACCTCCGCTTGGCGTTCTTTCTTTGACCGTCTCGGCGAAGCGTTCCGTATGGCATTGCTTGCCATGAATGCACACCGCATGCGGACTTTTTTAACCATGCTGGGGATTATTATCGGGATTGCCTCCGTGGTCTCGGTGGTGGCACTGGGGAATGGTTCACAGAAACAAATTTTAGAAAATATCAGTAGTCTGGGTACCAATACCATTACCGTCTATCAAGGTCGTGGTTTTGGTGATAATTCACGGGCATCTCAAGTCAAAACACTGGTCCCTGCCGATGCTGAAGCACTGGCCGAACAACCTTATGTAGATGGTGTCAGCCCTTCTGCCAATACCAGTTTAACCCTGCGTTATAAGGACACTGAAGCGGCAGCAACCGTAAATGGGGTCAGTTCTGATTTCTTCTATGTCCGTGGACTGACCTTTAAATCGGGGCAGCCCTTTGACAAAGAAAGTGTGACTGAACGTGCTCAGGATGTGGTGATTGATACCAATACCGAAAAGACCTTCTTTGCAGATGGCACCAATCCCGTAGGTCAAGTCATCCTTTTAGGTAGCGTACCGAGTCGGATTATTGGGGTCATTGATGCTCAGCAAGGCTTTATGAGCTCAGACAGTCTAAATGTATATCTACCCTACTCCACGGTCATGAGTCGTATGCTAGGACAATCCAATGTGCGTAGCATTATTGTCCGTATCAAAGATGAATATCCAAGCAGTGCAGCTGAAAATGCCATCTTGACGCTACTTGAACAACGTCATGGTGCGCAGGATGTATTTACCCAAAACTCAGACAGTATTCGCGAAACCATCCAGCAGACCACTGCAACCATGACTTTGCTGATTTCAGCAATTGCCGTGATTTCTTTGGTCGTAGGCGGTATTGGCGTGATGAACATTATGCTGGTGTCTGTAACCGAACGAACCCAAGAAATTGGGGTACGTATGGCGGTTGGTGCTCGCCAAAGTGATATTTTGCAGCAATTCCTGATTGAAGCGATTCTGGTCTGTTTATTGGGCGGTATCTTGGGTGTACTCCTATCTTTAGGCATTGGACAAATCATCGGGCACTTTGCCAAAGGCGTGATTGAAATGAGTTATTCAACTACTTCAATTGTTGCGGCCTTTGTCTGCTCAAGCATGATAGGTATTGTATTTGGCTTCTTGCCAGCACGAAATGCGGCACAACTCGATCCAGTTGCTGCTTTAGCGAGAGAATAA
- a CDS encoding MacA family efflux pump subunit, producing MPKTNAKKIQPRKIIMIAIGVLIIAALGWMFFKPKAQAPQYISAEVSRGDIEDSVLATGVLEATKMVSVGAQVSGQVKKMYVQLGDQVKQGQLIAQIDSIRQENELKTADASIKNQQAQLAVQQANLAKVEAEYKRQQAMYSQDATSRAELETALANFKTAQAQITSINAQIEQSRLTLATAKEDLGYTRIIAPMDGTIVAIVTEEGQTVNANQTAPTIVKLAKLDTMTIKAQISEADVMKVEKGQTVYFTTLGNSDKKHYAKLRQVEPAPNSINTETTSNSSSSTSNAAVYYNALFDVPNEDGKLRIDMTAQVYIVLSEAKNALTVPAAAIQTQRGNRGKGSQANGNSSADQAKKTDADKAQRPKRLELSDEEKALVAQGKASTGMVRVLQADGTAQPQPVLIGLNNRVTAQVLKGLKQGDQVVIADASDSSNEAAKRSNQRAMRM from the coding sequence ATGCCAAAAACAAACGCTAAAAAAATCCAGCCTCGTAAAATTATCATGATCGCTATCGGGGTGCTGATCATTGCAGCACTTGGATGGATGTTCTTTAAACCTAAAGCTCAGGCCCCACAGTATATTAGTGCTGAAGTTTCACGTGGCGATATTGAAGATTCAGTATTGGCAACAGGCGTACTCGAAGCAACCAAAATGGTCAGTGTCGGTGCGCAGGTATCAGGTCAGGTGAAAAAAATGTATGTGCAATTAGGCGACCAAGTCAAACAAGGTCAGTTGATTGCGCAAATTGACTCAATTCGCCAAGAAAACGAACTCAAGACAGCCGATGCCAGTATTAAAAATCAACAAGCTCAGCTGGCAGTACAACAGGCCAATCTTGCTAAGGTAGAAGCTGAATACAAACGCCAACAGGCGATGTATAGCCAAGATGCCACCTCACGTGCTGAACTTGAAACAGCATTGGCTAACTTTAAAACAGCGCAAGCGCAAATCACCTCAATCAATGCACAAATTGAACAATCTCGCTTAACACTTGCAACTGCCAAAGAAGATTTGGGTTATACCCGTATCATTGCACCGATGGATGGCACCATTGTGGCGATTGTGACGGAAGAAGGTCAAACCGTAAACGCCAACCAAACCGCACCAACTATCGTGAAATTAGCCAAACTGGACACCATGACCATCAAGGCACAGATTTCTGAAGCCGATGTTATGAAAGTTGAAAAAGGACAAACCGTCTATTTCACCACTTTAGGCAATAGCGATAAAAAACATTACGCTAAATTACGTCAAGTTGAACCTGCACCAAATTCAATTAATACTGAAACCACCAGTAACAGCAGTTCATCTACCTCGAATGCTGCGGTGTACTACAATGCACTGTTTGATGTACCGAATGAGGATGGCAAACTCCGTATTGATATGACGGCGCAAGTCTATATTGTACTTTCGGAAGCAAAGAATGCGCTGACTGTGCCTGCTGCTGCCATTCAAACTCAACGTGGCAACCGTGGTAAAGGCAGCCAAGCCAATGGCAATTCATCGGCTGATCAAGCGAAAAAAACAGATGCTGATAAAGCACAACGTCCAAAACGTCTTGAACTAAGCGATGAAGAAAAAGCGCTGGTTGCACAAGGTAAAGCCTCAACAGGCATGGTTCGTGTCCTACAAGCTGATGGTACAGCTCAACCACAACCAGTGTTGATTGGTCTGAATAACCGTGTCACTGCACAAGTGTTGAAAGGCTTGAAACAAGGTGACCAAGTCGTGATTGCAGATGCCTCAGACAGCTCGAATGAAGCGGCAAAACGTAGTAATCAACGTGCAATGAGAATGTAA
- a CDS encoding Sir2 family NAD-dependent protein deacetylase codes for MSFHLSPSQTEKIKIIFKQADALIISAGAGMGVDSGLPDFRGNQGMWQAYPELGKQRIDFTEIANPAAFKRHPRLAWGFYGHRLALYRQTNPHQGFQQLKRLAEILELPSFVFTSNVDGQFQKAGFNPDQIYECHGSIHHLQCLGACTQTIWSANELLPEINHQDCQWLGELPQCPICKGLARPNILMFDDMSWISRRHTQQAKRLEAFLKNHQHPVVIEMGAGTAIPTVRYFSERFSPYLIRINLREYTLPIQGGIALATTAEQGVRSIYQIFIE; via the coding sequence ATGTCATTCCATTTAAGCCCGAGCCAAACTGAAAAAATCAAAATAATATTCAAGCAGGCTGATGCATTGATCATCAGTGCAGGTGCAGGTATGGGCGTTGACTCGGGGTTGCCTGATTTCCGCGGTAATCAAGGCATGTGGCAAGCCTATCCCGAGCTTGGCAAACAGCGTATCGATTTTACTGAAATTGCCAATCCAGCCGCGTTTAAACGGCATCCACGTTTGGCTTGGGGATTTTATGGGCACCGCTTGGCATTGTATCGTCAAACTAACCCACATCAAGGTTTTCAACAACTGAAGAGATTGGCTGAAATATTAGAACTACCCTCTTTTGTGTTTACCTCAAATGTCGATGGGCAATTTCAAAAAGCGGGGTTTAATCCTGATCAAATTTATGAATGTCATGGTTCAATCCACCATCTGCAATGTCTGGGCGCTTGTACACAGACCATTTGGTCAGCAAATGAATTGCTACCAGAGATTAATCATCAAGACTGCCAATGGTTAGGAGAACTCCCTCAGTGCCCAATTTGTAAGGGTTTAGCCCGACCAAATATTTTAATGTTTGATGATATGTCATGGATTAGCAGACGTCACACCCAGCAAGCAAAGCGCCTAGAGGCTTTTCTAAAGAATCATCAGCATCCTGTGGTGATAGAAATGGGTGCTGGTACAGCTATTCCAACGGTACGCTACTTTAGTGAACGATTTTCCCCTTATCTAATTCGAATCAATCTGCGTGAATACACCCTTCCCATTCAGGGTGGCATCGCGCTCGCAACAACTGCCGAACAAGGAGTCCGCAGTATTTATCAGATTTTTATAGAATAA
- the holA gene encoding DNA polymerase III subunit delta, with product MKLDYVQALKRINEARGAWIMHGQEPLLEQNLLDSFRKSWQQQEVERQRYDISSVNDWKNVFNALNSLSLFSQQLAIEVHGNIKPDANGLKLLKSYIQHNEHNLLLIVLPKQDSSSLKSAFFQVVEANGVVVALTATYPQDRQRILSIEAEKLGIQLNNEAWQWLMQHHEHNLLAAKNSLMRVADTFPDIQQIQIEQLYACLQDQSRYTTYDLSDALLAGNLAQSVKIYQYLIAAGEPDSLILWTLSKEMRLLMQLFEQPHNAIQLGIWKTKVSQYQQALRRLNPRQFLTWSELLLRIDAAIKGMSKENPEHLMLQALAELCGTTLFAQPA from the coding sequence ATGAAACTGGATTATGTTCAAGCATTAAAACGTATCAATGAAGCTCGTGGTGCATGGATCATGCACGGACAAGAGCCTTTGCTTGAACAAAATCTGCTTGATAGCTTTCGTAAAAGCTGGCAACAACAAGAAGTTGAACGCCAGCGCTACGACATCAGTAGCGTCAATGACTGGAAGAATGTCTTTAATGCACTCAACAGCTTGTCCCTGTTCTCGCAGCAACTGGCAATTGAAGTACATGGCAATATTAAGCCCGATGCCAATGGCTTAAAGCTGCTTAAAAGTTATATTCAACATAATGAACACAACTTATTGCTGATTGTTTTACCTAAACAAGACAGCAGTAGCTTAAAGTCTGCTTTTTTCCAAGTGGTCGAAGCCAATGGCGTGGTGGTTGCGCTAACAGCGACCTACCCACAAGACCGACAACGCATCTTAAGTATTGAAGCCGAAAAACTTGGTATCCAGCTGAATAATGAGGCTTGGCAATGGTTAATGCAGCATCATGAACACAACTTGTTAGCTGCTAAAAACAGTTTAATGCGTGTTGCAGACACCTTCCCAGATATCCAACAGATTCAGATTGAACAACTGTATGCCTGTTTACAGGATCAATCGCGCTATACCACTTATGATTTAAGTGATGCCTTACTTGCAGGAAACTTAGCGCAGTCAGTCAAGATTTATCAGTATCTGATCGCTGCAGGTGAGCCTGATAGTTTGATTTTATGGACCCTCAGCAAAGAAATGCGCTTATTGATGCAGCTGTTTGAACAACCACATAATGCGATTCAACTTGGGATTTGGAAAACCAAAGTATCGCAATATCAGCAGGCCTTACGTCGTTTAAACCCGAGACAATTTTTGACTTGGTCTGAGTTATTGCTGCGCATTGATGCAGCCATTAAAGGCATGTCCAAAGAAAATCCAGAACATCTGATGCTACAAGCCTTAGCTGAACTATGTGGTACCACCCTGTTTGCTCAACCCGCTTAA
- the lptE gene encoding LPS assembly lipoprotein LptE: MHLAQRLAAIVLTLGLSAGLVGCGFHLKGSNPTAAPLVYNKLTLVLPDNTDQLENQLSIYLGATGVQLSNANDAYVLRVLDYTPRRQLLNGKLTEVLLRLTVTFQIEDRQGKKITEPRTLTASRTYQYDVATVNTDNQQEAYLNRIVIDDVAQQITRQIAANRLPKAQP, translated from the coding sequence ATGCATTTAGCTCAACGTTTAGCTGCTATCGTTTTAACTTTAGGTCTAAGTGCAGGCTTGGTCGGCTGTGGCTTTCATTTAAAGGGAAGCAATCCTACAGCAGCACCATTGGTCTACAACAAACTGACTTTAGTCCTGCCTGACAATACCGATCAGCTTGAAAATCAACTCAGCATTTATCTTGGTGCAACTGGCGTACAACTCAGTAATGCCAATGATGCCTATGTCCTTCGTGTTCTGGATTACACTCCGCGTCGCCAATTACTAAATGGTAAGTTGACTGAAGTCCTGTTACGTCTAACCGTGACTTTCCAGATCGAAGATCGTCAAGGTAAGAAAATTACTGAACCACGTACCTTAACCGCATCTCGTACTTATCAATATGACGTTGCAACCGTCAACACCGATAACCAACAAGAAGCTTATTTAAACCGTATTGTGATTGACGATGTAGCACAGCAAATTACGCGTCAAATTGCTGCCAATCGTTTACCTAAAGCTCAGCCTTAA